The following coding sequences lie in one Caproicibacterium argilliputei genomic window:
- a CDS encoding radical SAM peptide maturase, CXXX-repeat target family, translating into MYHRIEQYQDYIARLFPPTAKIKSGNGRVLSRTVTLQVTDACNLCCTYCYQTHKQHHVMDFNTAKEFIDMLLSDRYAYINTKNSPGIIIEFIGGEPFLAIDLISKISDYFIEQVVKQHHPWATKFMFSICSNGTLYFDPRVQGYIKKHLNHLSFSISVDGCKELHDACRVFPDGSGSYDMAIKAVNHFRSHFHGEMGSKMTLAPANIKYTAMAAENLVNLGYSQIFLNCVFEKGWTAEHAKILYQQLKKLADFLLGNNLENDIYLSIFEENLGHKMAETDNDNWCGGTGCMIAADYKGDIFPCLRYMESSLGNAQPPMVIGTVQDGIMATQKQKDCVNCLRCITRRSQSTEDCFNCPIGQGCAWCSAYNYQEFGTANHRATYICEMHKARVLANVYFWNKKYQKHKENKVFRNNVPETWALRIIDKNELDMLNILAKEN; encoded by the coding sequence ATGTACCACAGAATTGAGCAGTATCAAGACTATATCGCACGACTATTTCCACCAACTGCGAAAATCAAGTCAGGTAATGGCAGGGTGCTGTCGCGGACGGTTACTTTACAGGTAACTGATGCCTGTAACTTGTGCTGTACCTACTGTTATCAAACGCACAAGCAGCACCATGTGATGGATTTTAATACGGCAAAAGAATTCATTGATATGTTGCTTTCCGACCGGTACGCATACATCAACACCAAGAATTCTCCTGGCATTATCATCGAATTTATTGGCGGCGAACCGTTTCTTGCTATTGACCTGATTTCAAAAATTTCAGACTACTTTATTGAACAAGTGGTAAAGCAACATCATCCGTGGGCAACTAAATTTATGTTTTCGATTTGCTCAAACGGTACGCTATATTTTGACCCACGTGTTCAGGGATACATAAAGAAGCACCTTAATCATCTCTCTTTTTCGATTTCTGTTGATGGATGTAAGGAACTGCATGATGCCTGTCGGGTATTTCCGGATGGTTCAGGTAGCTATGATATGGCAATCAAAGCTGTAAATCATTTTCGCTCTCATTTTCACGGAGAGATGGGCAGCAAAATGACACTTGCCCCCGCAAATATCAAGTACACAGCGATGGCCGCCGAAAATCTTGTCAATTTAGGTTATTCTCAAATCTTTTTGAATTGCGTTTTTGAAAAAGGCTGGACAGCAGAACACGCCAAAATCCTATATCAGCAACTAAAAAAGCTTGCTGATTTTTTATTGGGCAATAATCTTGAAAATGATATTTACCTGTCAATTTTCGAAGAGAACTTAGGACACAAAATGGCTGAAACTGACAACGACAACTGGTGCGGTGGCACTGGCTGTATGATTGCGGCAGACTATAAGGGCGATATTTTTCCATGTTTACGCTACATGGAGAGTAGCTTGGGCAATGCACAACCGCCAATGGTTATTGGGACTGTTCAGGATGGCATCATGGCAACGCAAAAGCAGAAGGACTGTGTAAATTGTTTGCGGTGCATTACCCGCCGCAGCCAGAGTACAGAAGATTGTTTTAATTGCCCAATCGGGCAGGGGTGCGCATGGTGCAGTGCTTACAATTATCAGGAGTTCGGTACAGCAAACCACAGGGCAACGTACATTTGCGAGATGCACAAAGCCCGTGTGCTGGCAAATGTGTACTTCTGGAACAAAAAATATCAAAAGCACAAAGAAAACAAGGTATTTCGCAACAACGTACCTGAAACATGGGCGCTGCGGATTATCGATAAAAATGAGCTTGATATGCTCAATATACTTGCAAAGGAGAACTGA
- a CDS encoding glycoside hydrolase family 25 protein, with translation MSYKGIDVSYCNGKVDWLKAKSAGLQFAILQLGYGSDCASQDDAQFARNVSECERLGIPWGAYLYSYAQTVAGAQSELQHMLRLLRGHHPQYPVFIDMEDADGYKAKHGGIPDRATNTAIIKAVCSGLQQAGYKAGYYVNKDWYDNRIDAAQLSAYEFWYARPGVSAPDKYCDIWQSEFGEDSGKWPGANIPGKGCDTNVCYTNYGVNSNGTPAVRTLPALAPTGAAFVSDTTTTVSLKHGQSYTVKVTCPVGRPSLAAGTGGTVDITYQSCNGSSYYYKLTAIGKVGTETGIYINGHKPSTMVVRIVTACSSDTTVNLSRKVGECYTVGLTCSTKPTVTAGTGGIVTIAGVYPNGNGKWLCPIVAVRSGVTGIYTEIKEEGSPVKRFEFKVV, from the coding sequence ATGAGTTATAAAGGCATTGATGTCAGTTACTGCAATGGTAAGGTGGACTGGCTGAAAGCTAAATCTGCCGGCCTGCAGTTTGCTATCCTCCAACTGGGGTATGGCAGCGACTGCGCATCACAGGATGATGCGCAGTTTGCGCGTAATGTAAGTGAGTGTGAGCGCCTTGGGATTCCCTGGGGCGCTTATTTATATAGTTACGCACAAACGGTGGCAGGAGCGCAGAGCGAGCTGCAGCATATGCTACGGCTGCTGCGCGGACACCATCCGCAGTACCCGGTGTTTATCGACATGGAGGACGCAGACGGATACAAGGCAAAGCACGGCGGCATCCCAGACAGAGCAACCAATACAGCAATCATCAAAGCTGTGTGCAGCGGTCTGCAGCAGGCCGGGTACAAGGCAGGATATTACGTCAATAAGGATTGGTACGACAACCGCATTGACGCGGCGCAACTGTCAGCGTATGAATTTTGGTATGCACGGCCGGGTGTGTCTGCACCGGACAAGTATTGTGATATTTGGCAATCGGAGTTTGGTGAGGACTCCGGTAAATGGCCGGGAGCAAATATCCCGGGCAAGGGTTGCGACACGAACGTGTGCTATACCAATTATGGTGTAAACAGCAATGGCACACCCGCTGTCCGGACGCTGCCAGCACTTGCACCGACCGGGGCAGCATTTGTCAGTGACACCACTACCACCGTATCGCTAAAACACGGGCAATCCTACACGGTCAAAGTAACCTGTCCGGTCGGTCGGCCTTCGCTGGCTGCCGGCACCGGCGGCACGGTAGACATTACTTACCAGAGTTGCAACGGCAGCAGCTATTACTACAAGCTGACCGCGATCGGCAAGGTAGGCACGGAAACCGGCATCTACATTAACGGTCACAAGCCATCTACTATGGTGGTGCGAATTGTTACCGCCTGCAGCAGCGATACGACTGTTAACCTGTCCCGCAAGGTGGGGGAGTGCTACACGGTCGGGCTTACCTGCTCCACAAAGCCAACCGTCACGGCTGGCACCGGTGGTATTGTAACGATTGCAGGTGTGTACCCCAATGGCAACGGCAAGTGGCTGTGTCCGATTGTGGCAGTTCGGTCGGGTGTCACTGGAATCTATACGGAAATTAAAGAAGAGGGAAGTCCGGTGAAACGATTCGAGTTCAAGGTGGTGTAA
- a CDS encoding ribonuclease H1 domain-containing protein produces the protein MPKKYYAVKKGYNPGIYKTWDDCKRQVDGFSGASYKAFASQEDALSFLGMPITHETKAVESSKVTPSAEAVAYVDGSYDDNVKAFAYGVVIFYDGIEEHFSARMNNPELIGMRNVAGEIKAAEKAIQFCIDHNIKSVDIYHDYEGIAKWCTGEWKANLVGTKDYKVFYESIKSKINVNFIKVKGHSGDKFNDLADQLAKSALGLEKQPDITQGINSMTANNIKREDFEAILELLKEDIPDLRFEKSAQPYGQGYLLMSDIPHKQKLKIVHFDGKNKLWLQGKKEELFNQLSLYIVELLETDEVPRFLNSVYQLHVDEDVVETKYCEKLPHASQHVSDKISRTLHQAIYNLNIDEAPYDATFIAEPAIRVLEPILKLALGEHGLPLRKDKKDQYDTFFVFKKVKGTDIYKIKPAYIKPEYSQEFLDYLSKLYTYFHQYRHTLFHWDDPTDAVDTTRLLNTPNEAHTLILETLKLIDDYFTL, from the coding sequence TTGCCCAAAAAATATTATGCTGTTAAAAAAGGTTATAATCCCGGAATTTATAAAACATGGGACGATTGTAAAAGGCAAGTAGATGGATTTTCAGGAGCATCTTATAAAGCATTTGCATCACAAGAAGATGCTCTGAGTTTTTTGGGAATGCCAATCACACATGAAACTAAAGCAGTTGAGTCCTCCAAGGTAACGCCTTCAGCTGAAGCCGTTGCCTATGTGGATGGGAGCTATGATGACAATGTAAAAGCATTTGCCTATGGAGTGGTTATCTTCTATGATGGAATCGAAGAGCACTTTTCCGCAAGAATGAATAATCCAGAATTGATTGGAATGCGGAATGTTGCTGGAGAAATTAAGGCAGCAGAAAAGGCGATACAATTTTGTATAGATCATAACATAAAAAGTGTCGACATATATCATGATTACGAAGGCATTGCAAAATGGTGTACTGGAGAATGGAAAGCTAATCTCGTAGGCACAAAAGATTACAAAGTCTTCTATGAGAGTATAAAATCAAAGATAAATGTCAATTTTATAAAGGTAAAAGGCCATTCTGGCGATAAATTTAATGATCTTGCCGACCAACTTGCAAAAAGCGCTTTAGGCCTTGAAAAGCAGCCGGATATTACACAAGGCATAAATAGCATGACGGCAAACAATATAAAAAGAGAAGATTTTGAGGCAATATTAGAGTTGCTCAAGGAAGATATCCCTGATTTGCGCTTTGAAAAGAGTGCTCAGCCATATGGTCAGGGATATTTGCTTATGTCAGATATTCCTCATAAGCAGAAACTGAAAATTGTACATTTTGATGGCAAGAATAAACTGTGGCTTCAAGGGAAAAAGGAGGAATTGTTTAATCAGCTTTCCTTATATATTGTTGAGTTGCTTGAAACAGATGAGGTTCCTCGCTTTTTAAACTCTGTTTACCAGTTACATGTCGACGAGGATGTTGTGGAGACAAAATATTGTGAAAAGTTGCCACACGCCTCGCAGCATGTTTCCGATAAAATAAGCCGGACACTTCATCAGGCTATATATAACTTAAATATAGATGAAGCGCCCTATGACGCTACATTTATTGCTGAACCAGCAATAAGAGTGCTGGAGCCTATCTTAAAACTGGCATTAGGCGAGCATGGTTTGCCTTTGAGAAAAGATAAAAAAGATCAATATGATACTTTCTTCGTGTTCAAGAAAGTAAAAGGCACAGATATTTACAAAATAAAACCCGCCTATATCAAACCCGAGTATTCGCAGGAGTTCTTGGATTATCTGTCAAAACTTTATACATATTTTCATCAGTATCGGCATACACTTTTTCATTGGGATGATCCTACCGATGCAGTCGATACAACACGATTGCTAAATACACCAAACGAGGCCCATACGCTAATACTTGAAACGCTTAAACTAATTGATGACTACTTTACATTATAA
- a CDS encoding type II toxin-antitoxin system RnlB family antitoxin, producing MDKFYVSKLENFNDFIALLLLTNSDAPLTPIDEIEKAVSSMEYGHIIIDQILHSGNSKDRFITLDVKNGKVVRNSISFYTVPKDAYVRNISRNLLFQHNLIDFSILSSIQKRMLKSGISI from the coding sequence ATGGATAAGTTTTACGTGTCAAAACTGGAAAATTTCAATGATTTTATTGCGCTATTACTTTTGACAAATTCAGATGCTCCGTTGACTCCAATTGATGAAATTGAAAAAGCCGTGTCATCTATGGAATATGGGCACATTATAATTGACCAAATACTACATTCTGGTAATAGTAAAGATAGATTTATTACCTTAGATGTGAAGAATGGGAAAGTAGTTAGGAATTCAATTTCATTTTATACCGTTCCAAAAGATGCGTATGTTCGTAATATATCAAGGAATTTGCTTTTTCAACATAATTTGATTGACTTTTCTATTTTATCCTCAATCCAAAAGAGAATGTTAAAAAGCGGGATTTCAATTTAA
- a CDS encoding IS5 family transposase, translating to MSMSALCDELAQARTKKKEFLEQIERIVPWGKWVAMIKPCYYKGEHGNKPYDLELMLRLYLLQNLYNLSDEATVAETIDSRAFSDFCGVESSNQVPDGDTLGRFRNILIQNGLQEQLFAQVANLLQQKGLLLKKGTIVDSTIIAAPSSTKNQEKQRDPDAHQVKKGNAWHFGYKAHVGVDKDSGLVHTVEVTAANVHDVAMTSKLLTGEESVVYGDSGYLGAEKREDAIIKNNAGKRIRYKFNRRPSQIKKGSNRSQAQLKRREHEKSSVRAKVEHVFAVVKGLLRYRKTRYRGLQKQTAKLNMMFALANLILADRPGLSV from the coding sequence ATGAGTATGTCAGCTCTGTGCGATGAACTGGCACAGGCGCGTACGAAGAAAAAAGAATTTCTCGAGCAGATTGAGCGCATCGTTCCATGGGGGAAATGGGTGGCCATGATCAAGCCGTGCTACTACAAAGGAGAGCACGGAAACAAGCCCTATGATTTGGAACTGATGCTGCGGCTGTATCTGCTGCAAAACCTATATAATCTATCCGACGAAGCAACGGTGGCTGAAACGATCGACAGTCGTGCCTTTTCGGATTTCTGCGGCGTGGAATCAAGCAATCAGGTGCCGGACGGGGATACGCTGGGAAGATTTCGTAATATTCTCATACAAAACGGTTTGCAGGAGCAGTTGTTTGCGCAGGTGGCAAATTTGCTGCAACAAAAGGGACTGCTTCTGAAAAAGGGTACCATTGTGGATTCCACCATCATAGCCGCTCCGTCCTCCACGAAAAATCAGGAGAAGCAGCGAGACCCGGATGCACATCAGGTGAAGAAGGGCAATGCGTGGCACTTTGGCTACAAGGCACATGTTGGGGTGGATAAGGATAGCGGGCTTGTTCACACGGTTGAGGTAACGGCCGCCAATGTCCATGATGTCGCCATGACCTCCAAACTGCTGACCGGAGAGGAAAGCGTTGTATACGGAGACAGCGGATATTTGGGAGCGGAAAAGCGCGAGGATGCCATTATAAAGAACAATGCTGGCAAGCGTATCCGTTACAAGTTCAATCGTCGCCCATCGCAAATCAAAAAGGGTTCCAACAGGTCGCAAGCCCAACTCAAGCGCAGAGAGCACGAAAAGTCATCGGTTCGTGCCAAAGTAGAACATGTTTTTGCCGTTGTGAAAGGTCTGTTACGGTACCGAAAGACGCGATACCGAGGTCTGCAAAAGCAGACCGCCAAACTGAATATGATGTTTGCGTTGGCGAATCTGATTCTGGCTGACAGGCCCGGCCTGTCAGTCTGA